The Anas platyrhynchos isolate ZD024472 breed Pekin duck chromosome Z, IASCAAS_PekinDuck_T2T, whole genome shotgun sequence genome includes a window with the following:
- the CARTPT gene encoding cocaine- and amphetamine-regulated transcript protein → MESCRALALCAVAAALLLGARGQGQPPLRRARDLGPPGGGGGGGGGGGEGGGGASREKELIEALQEVLEKLKSKRVPHYEKKFGQVPMCDAGEQCAVRKGARIGKLCDCPRGTWCNSFLLKCL, encoded by the exons ATGGAGAGCTGCCGGGCGCTGGCGCTCTGCGCCGTGGCGGCCGCGCTGCTGCTGGGCGCCCgcgggcaggggcagcccccgctGCGCCGCGCCCGCGACCTGGGGCcccccggcggcggcggaggaggaggaggaggaggaggagaaggaggcggCGGAGCGTCCCGCGAGAAGGAGCTG ATCGAGGcgctgcaggaggtgctggagaAGCTGAAGAGCAAGCGGGTGCCGCACTACGAGAAGAAGTTCGGGCAGGTGCCGATG TGCGACGCCGGGGAGCAGTGCGCCGTGAGGAAGGGGGCCCGCATCGGGAAGCTCTGCGACTGCCCCCGGGGGACCTGGTGCAACTCCTTCCTCCTCAAGTGCCTGTGA